From the genome of Haloarcula limicola, one region includes:
- a CDS encoding glycosyltransferase family 2 protein → MYQGKTIAAVVPAYNEEGLIGEVIDTLPEYVDQTYVVDDGSSDGTWAEIQEHAAQVNDRDRTADSPPATDGGVEADRRVVPIQHEENTGVGGAIKTGYKRALDEEMDVTVVISGDGQTEPDIVQRILEPVADGRADYSKGNRLLDRDRSDMPAFRQLGNFMLSFLSKVASGYWSVMDPQNGSTAISLEALEQLDLDELYDGYGFVNDLLVRLNANNMRIADVARRAVYKDETSHISYRSFIPQLSLLLLKGFLWRLRAKYLVKDFHPLAFLYYLGAFAVGTGGLLLLGRASDTGEGAGVGETLVLGVLGIMCLVMAMIFDREENRNLQIREDGRDA, encoded by the coding sequence ATGTACCAGGGAAAGACAATCGCCGCCGTCGTTCCGGCGTACAACGAGGAGGGCCTCATCGGCGAGGTCATCGACACGCTTCCGGAGTACGTCGATCAGACCTACGTCGTCGATGACGGCTCTTCCGACGGGACGTGGGCGGAGATTCAGGAACACGCAGCACAGGTGAACGACCGCGACCGCACGGCCGATTCCCCGCCGGCGACCGACGGCGGCGTCGAAGCGGACCGCCGCGTCGTCCCGATCCAACACGAGGAGAACACCGGCGTCGGCGGTGCCATCAAGACCGGTTACAAGCGCGCGCTCGACGAGGAGATGGACGTGACCGTCGTCATCTCCGGGGACGGACAGACCGAACCCGACATCGTCCAGCGCATCCTCGAACCCGTCGCGGACGGTCGGGCCGACTACTCGAAGGGGAACCGGCTGCTCGACCGGGACCGCAGCGACATGCCCGCCTTCCGGCAACTGGGCAACTTCATGCTGTCGTTCCTCTCGAAGGTGGCCAGCGGCTACTGGAGCGTGATGGACCCGCAGAACGGGTCGACGGCCATCTCCCTGGAGGCGCTCGAACAGTTGGACTTAGACGAGCTGTACGACGGCTACGGCTTCGTCAACGACCTGCTGGTCCGCCTCAACGCGAACAACATGCGCATCGCGGACGTGGCCCGGCGCGCGGTGTACAAGGACGAGACGAGCCACATCTCCTACAGGTCCTTCATCCCGCAGCTGTCCCTCCTCCTGCTCAAGGGGTTCCTCTGGCGGCTCCGCGCGAAGTACCTCGTCAAGGACTTCCACCCGCTCGCGTTCCTCTACTACCTGGGCGCGTTCGCCGTCGGCACCGGCGGTCTCTTACTGCTGGGCCGTGCGAGCGATACGGGCGAGGGCGCGGGCGTCGGCGAGACGCTCGTCCTCGGCGTGCTGGGGATCATGTGTCTGGTCATGGCGATGATATTCGACCGCGAGGAGAACCGGAACCTGCAGATCCGGGAGGACGGCCGTGACGCCTGA
- a CDS encoding LpxD N-terminal domain-containing protein has translation MTTAHSTTEIATELGLEHAGSATEVTGVDSLDRAGATDLAFSVYDEAAPLADSAAGAVICPPSVTDAAGKALIYADNPKLAFVEAVEAFFDSGSETGVHPTAVVEDGATIGENCTVGPHAYVADCVTIGDDCTVGTGTRIGGPGFGFVRDDEEALHRLPHQGTVRIEDGVEIGENCTVNRAVFEETVLHEGAKVSGQVHVAHHVHVGEDTTVAFGCGFAGGAVVGDRVTVHPHVSVATDVTVGDDAELAMNAAVLDDVARETTVAGSPAREIE, from the coding sequence ATGACGACGGCTCACTCGACGACGGAGATCGCCACCGAACTCGGCCTCGAACACGCGGGGTCGGCCACGGAGGTCACCGGCGTCGACTCGCTGGACCGCGCGGGAGCGACCGATCTGGCGTTCTCGGTCTACGACGAGGCCGCGCCCCTCGCGGACTCGGCGGCGGGCGCGGTCATCTGTCCGCCGTCGGTCACCGACGCCGCCGGAAAGGCCCTCATCTACGCCGACAACCCGAAACTGGCCTTCGTGGAAGCCGTCGAGGCGTTCTTCGATAGCGGCTCGGAGACCGGCGTCCACCCGACCGCCGTCGTCGAGGACGGCGCGACCATCGGCGAGAACTGCACCGTCGGTCCGCACGCGTACGTCGCGGACTGCGTCACCATCGGCGACGACTGTACCGTCGGAACCGGGACCCGCATCGGCGGGCCCGGGTTCGGGTTCGTCCGCGACGACGAGGAGGCGCTCCACCGCCTCCCCCATCAGGGGACCGTCCGGATCGAGGACGGCGTCGAGATCGGCGAGAACTGCACCGTCAACCGAGCCGTCTTCGAGGAGACCGTCCTCCACGAGGGCGCGAAGGTCAGCGGACAGGTCCACGTCGCACACCACGTCCACGTCGGCGAGGACACCACCGTCGCGTTCGGCTGCGGGTTCGCGGGCGGTGCCGTCGTAGGCGACCGGGTCACGGTCCATCCCCACGTCTCGGTCGCGACCGACGTGACCGTCGGAGACGACGCCGAGTTGGCGATGAACGCGGCGGTGCTCGACGACGTCGCGCGCGAGACGACCGTCGCCGGATCGCCCGCGAGAGAGATAGAGTGA